Proteins encoded by one window of Lathyrus oleraceus cultivar Zhongwan6 chromosome 1, CAAS_Psat_ZW6_1.0, whole genome shotgun sequence:
- the LOC127106848 gene encoding uncharacterized protein LOC127106848, with translation MYDSSSSESCNPNREDPVADSANTSHARRPKETVSGFSSAIALDEQTREGSSVNKWKYVYHKRLALERELAQNVLECKEIVDLIQEAGLMKTVTQFSKCYEILVEEFIVNVSEEYADGKSREFRKVYVRGKCINFSPSVINMYLGRPDVAQPELEVNDNKICQVITANQVRKWPLKGKLVASKLSVKYAMLHKIGAANWVPTNHKSTVVVMLGKFIYDVGTKANFDYGSYIFDQTMKHAGSFSVKGPIAFPSLICGIVLNQFPNILTENDSVKRRDSPLAFNHKLFLGTHVPDIAMATRETSSVCNQPGKATVIEILKETCKELEARKLTLENLIIKLEMNEGDVLGEAADAAEGAARQSAEGEEDASPDDGTDVDADSESDE, from the exons ATGTATGATTCCTCTAGCTCTGAATCATGCAACCCTAACAGGGAAGATCCTGTGGCTGACTCTGCGAATACCTcacatgcaagaagacctaaagaaactgTCTCAGGATTCTCCTCAGCAATCGCGCTTGATGAACAAACCAGAGAAGGCTCCAG TGTGAACAAGTGGAAATATGTTTATCATAAGAGGCTGGCTTTGGAAAGGGAATTGGCTCAGAATGTCCTGGAATGTAAGGAGATTGTAGACCTTATTCAAGAGGCAGGGTTAATGAAGACTGTGACTCAGTTCTCAAAGTGCTATGAGATATTAGTAGAGGAATttattgtcaatgtgtctgaAGAATATGCTGATGGAAAGTCTAGGGAATTCAGAAAAGTATATGTGCGAGGCAAGTGTATAAACTTCTCTCCCTCAGTAATCAACATGTATTTGGGAAGGCCTGATGTagctcaacctgagcttgagGTGAATGACAATAAAATatgtcaagtcatcactgctaatCAAGTCAGGAAGTGGCCTCTCAAAGGTAAGTTGGTGGCCAGCAAACTAAGTGTCAAGTATGCTATGCTGCACAAAATTGGAGCTGCTAATTGGGTGCCCACCAATCACAAATCTACAGTGGTTGtaatgcttggaaagttcatatATGATGTTGGAACCAAAGCCAATTTTGACTATGGATCCTATATTTTTGATCAAACCATGAAGCATGCAGgaagcttcagtgtgaaggggcctatagcctttccttcccTCATATGTGGTATTGTGTTGAATCAATTTCCAAACATATTAACAGAGAATGATTCTGTGAAGAGAAGAGACAGCCCTTTGGCCTTCAATCATAAACTGTTCCTAGGTACGCATGTTCCTGACATTGCCATGGCAACAAGAGAGACATCAAGTGTTTGCAATCAACCAGGTAAAGCTACTGTCATTGAAATACTCAAAGAAACGTGCAAGGAGTTAGAGGCAAGGAAGCTCACTTTGGAAAATTTGATTATCAAGTTGGAGATGAATGAAGGTGATGTGCTTGGTGAAGCTGCTGATGCTGCAGAAGGAGCTGCAAGACAAAGTGCAGAGGGAGAAGAGGATGCTAGTCCTGATGATGGCACTGATGTTGATGCTGACTCTGAGTCAGATGAATAG